One Gloeobacter morelensis MG652769 DNA window includes the following coding sequences:
- a CDS encoding leucyl aminopeptidase, with amino-acid sequence MEFEAVRISPGEYRGDALLVGLFQDGPEPAQALAALDAAVAAVVLEVISEEEFKPKSRQKLTVRVGGDTGLRKVVLVGLGEQAKYKPESLRQCIGEGARALKAIKATTAGVWVPPLGEGGEEATVEALVEAIRLALHEDRRFRSKKSDSEENGNSNNGGESKLTQVSLLVAGEGDYAEAVRRGNILAEGTIFARELVSAPANYVTAVTLAEQATAIAEANGLECEILEKEDCERLGMGAYLGVAQGTDLPPKFIHLTYKPAHGAPRKRVAIIGKGITFDSGGLSIKPAKGMELMKVDMGGAAAALGAAKVLGQLKPDIEVHFIVAATENMVSGHAIHPGDILTASNGKTIEVDNTDAEGRLTLADALVFSEKLGVDAIVDLATLTGACVVALGNDIAGLLTENEELARQIRAAGEASGEKFWQLPMEESYFEGMKSVVADMRNTGSREGGTITAALFLKQFVEKTPWVHLDIAGPVWTEKQKGYTNRGGTGFGVRTLVRFVLAQ; translated from the coding sequence ATGGAATTTGAAGCGGTCCGGATCTCTCCGGGGGAATATCGGGGGGACGCCCTGCTGGTGGGCCTGTTCCAGGACGGGCCGGAACCGGCCCAGGCCCTGGCCGCCCTCGATGCGGCGGTGGCGGCGGTGGTGCTCGAAGTCATTTCTGAAGAAGAATTTAAACCGAAAAGCCGTCAGAAGCTCACGGTGCGCGTGGGCGGCGACACCGGCCTGCGCAAGGTGGTGCTGGTGGGTCTGGGTGAGCAGGCCAAGTACAAACCCGAGTCGCTGCGCCAGTGCATCGGCGAAGGAGCCCGCGCCCTCAAGGCGATCAAGGCGACCACCGCCGGGGTGTGGGTGCCGCCCCTGGGCGAGGGCGGCGAAGAGGCGACCGTCGAAGCGCTCGTCGAGGCGATCCGCCTGGCCCTGCACGAGGACAGGCGCTTTCGCTCCAAAAAATCGGACAGCGAAGAAAACGGCAACAGCAACAACGGCGGCGAGAGCAAACTGACCCAAGTGAGCCTGCTGGTGGCGGGCGAAGGCGACTACGCCGAGGCTGTCCGCCGGGGCAACATCCTGGCTGAAGGGACAATCTTTGCGCGCGAACTGGTCTCCGCCCCCGCCAACTACGTCACCGCCGTCACCCTGGCTGAGCAGGCGACAGCCATTGCCGAGGCGAACGGCCTGGAGTGCGAGATCCTCGAAAAAGAAGATTGCGAACGGCTGGGCATGGGCGCGTACCTGGGAGTGGCCCAGGGCACCGATTTGCCGCCCAAATTCATCCACCTCACCTACAAACCCGCCCACGGCGCCCCGCGCAAGCGCGTCGCCATCATCGGCAAGGGCATCACCTTCGACTCGGGTGGACTGTCCATCAAACCTGCCAAGGGCATGGAATTGATGAAAGTCGACATGGGCGGGGCCGCCGCCGCCCTGGGAGCGGCCAAGGTCCTGGGTCAGCTCAAACCCGACATCGAAGTGCACTTTATCGTGGCGGCCACCGAGAACATGGTCTCAGGCCACGCCATCCACCCCGGCGACATCCTCACCGCCTCCAACGGCAAGACCATCGAAGTCGACAACACCGACGCCGAGGGACGGCTCACCCTGGCGGACGCGCTGGTCTTCTCCGAGAAACTGGGTGTCGATGCGATTGTCGACCTGGCCACCCTTACCGGCGCCTGCGTCGTCGCCCTGGGCAACGACATCGCGGGGCTGCTCACCGAAAACGAAGAACTGGCCCGGCAGATCCGCGCGGCGGGTGAGGCGAGCGGCGAAAAGTTCTGGCAGCTCCCCATGGAAGAGAGCTACTTCGAAGGGATGAAGTCGGTGGTGGCCGACATGCGCAACACCGGCTCGCGCGAAGGTGGCACGATCACCGCGGCGCTCTTTCTCAAGCAGTTCGTCGAGAAGACCCCCTGGGTGCACCTCGACATCGCCGGTCCGGTGTGGACCGAAAAGCAGAAAGGCTACACCAACCGGGGCGGTACTGGCTTCGGCGTGCGCACGCTGGTACGCTTCGTGCTGGCGCAGTAG
- a CDS encoding peptidylprolyl isomerase: protein MLRLCASALALLLVIPGLALAVDPPSGPLPAAASPDRLKTLPQLASKAYVKLETTKGAIVLELDGPNAPVSAGNFLDLVKRKFYDGLVFHRVVPDFVIQGGDPKGNGTGGFIDPATGRERTIPLEIKPTGAKEPVYGRIVEPTTPPVLPHAKGALAWARENNPNSASSQFYIALSDNPSIRALDGRYAVFGRVVSGMEVVANIRAGDKILKATEASVPPAGSVPKAP from the coding sequence ATGCTTCGACTGTGCGCTTCAGCCCTCGCGTTGCTTCTGGTGATTCCCGGCCTTGCCCTGGCGGTGGACCCGCCTTCCGGGCCGCTCCCGGCCGCCGCTTCGCCCGATCGGCTCAAAACTCTGCCCCAGCTCGCTTCCAAAGCCTACGTCAAGCTTGAGACAACCAAAGGTGCCATCGTGCTTGAACTGGACGGCCCGAACGCCCCAGTCTCCGCCGGTAATTTTTTGGATCTGGTCAAGCGCAAATTTTACGACGGCCTGGTCTTCCACCGGGTGGTCCCGGATTTTGTGATCCAGGGCGGTGACCCTAAAGGCAACGGCACCGGCGGCTTTATCGACCCGGCCACCGGCCGCGAGCGCACCATCCCGCTGGAAATTAAACCCACCGGCGCCAAGGAACCCGTCTACGGCCGCATCGTCGAACCCACCACCCCGCCGGTGCTTCCCCACGCCAAGGGTGCGCTTGCCTGGGCGCGCGAAAACAACCCCAACTCGGCCAGTTCCCAGTTCTATATCGCCCTTTCCGACAACCCCTCGATCCGCGCCCTTGACGGCCGCTACGCGGTCTTCGGGCGGGTGGTGAGCGGCATGGAGGTGGTGGCCAATATCCGGGCGGGCGACAAGATTCTCAAGGCCACCGAGGCTTCCGTACCACCCGCCGGATCCGTCCCCAAGGCTCCCTAG
- a CDS encoding putative toxin-antitoxin system toxin component, PIN family: MRVFLDTNIVVSGVITPNGSPGRILHALRERRFELVSCVELAEEIVSVFGRPKIRQRYPHAVEALEQILALLLSKTSMVVCQAGPLPAISDPADAVLLARAAAGGADYFVSGDKSDLLALDMYQNIKIVSAVQFLEILGDNPAL, encoded by the coding sequence GTGCGCGTCTTTCTGGACACGAACATTGTCGTCAGTGGGGTAATCACTCCCAACGGATCGCCGGGGCGGATCTTGCACGCCCTGCGCGAGCGACGCTTTGAGTTGGTGAGTTGTGTTGAGCTGGCCGAAGAAATCGTCTCAGTCTTTGGCCGCCCAAAGATCCGGCAGCGCTATCCCCACGCAGTCGAGGCGTTGGAGCAAATATTGGCTTTGCTACTGAGCAAAACGTCTATGGTCGTTTGTCAAGCAGGACCGTTGCCGGCCATCTCCGATCCGGCAGATGCGGTTTTACTGGCAAGAGCAGCGGCTGGTGGCGCCGACTATTTTGTGAGCGGCGACAAGTCGGACCTTTTGGCTTTGGACATGTACCAGAACATCAAGATAGTCAGTGCCGTCCAGTTCCTCGAAATTCTCGGCGATAACCCTGCTTTGTGA
- a CDS encoding dockerin type I domain-containing protein, whose product MAVYALLSAIAAVLVVLAVPAAAQSGDANGDGRFDQKDIETIDAYLTGSALLQEEQIRAADGDGDGRITNADREKLAVRLAGMARGTGPGEIQAESADSGVVVDRATGKPLAGVEVSLPDEGVSVRTDDEGRFKLPQSSAGKILTAKADNYAPSAAAGGKRRGFRLELERLSPRLVVLDDRVHHLGDDKYGYGSANYSEFRLQAQGPRLERAFEIDGEPEDLTLRIGSLIGLDTAHSVAAGQSALSQFAGSRPDGLRIYLNDRPLQKIYLNGDNIAVRLPAALLRRGENRLRLETHPLRLPGAVGDELEDLRRRFGLVNYDDVELAHLLLVDSSASGQRLRVRGDVVRTPRADNDRTNP is encoded by the coding sequence GTGGCCGTCTATGCCTTGCTCAGCGCGATTGCAGCAGTTCTGGTTGTGCTGGCTGTCCCGGCAGCGGCCCAGAGCGGCGATGCCAATGGCGATGGACGCTTCGATCAAAAAGATATCGAGACCATCGACGCCTATCTGACGGGGAGCGCACTGTTGCAGGAGGAGCAGATCCGCGCTGCCGACGGCGATGGCGATGGGCGGATCACCAATGCGGATCGCGAGAAGTTGGCCGTCCGACTGGCCGGTATGGCCCGCGGAACCGGTCCGGGTGAAATCCAGGCCGAGAGCGCCGACAGCGGTGTGGTGGTCGATCGGGCCACGGGCAAACCGCTGGCGGGGGTGGAAGTGTCGCTTCCTGATGAAGGGGTAAGCGTGCGCACCGACGACGAGGGCCGCTTCAAGCTGCCCCAATCGAGTGCCGGCAAGATCCTCACCGCCAAGGCCGACAACTACGCGCCTTCGGCCGCAGCGGGCGGCAAGCGCCGGGGGTTCCGGTTGGAATTGGAGCGGCTCTCGCCGCGTCTGGTGGTGCTCGACGACCGGGTGCACCACCTGGGGGACGACAAGTACGGCTATGGTTCAGCCAACTACAGCGAATTTCGCCTCCAGGCCCAGGGACCGCGCCTGGAGCGCGCCTTCGAGATCGACGGCGAACCTGAGGATTTGACGCTGCGCATCGGTTCGCTGATCGGCCTCGATACGGCCCACTCCGTCGCCGCCGGCCAATCGGCCCTCAGCCAGTTTGCCGGCAGCCGCCCGGACGGCTTGCGCATCTATCTCAACGACCGGCCGCTGCAGAAGATTTATCTTAACGGCGACAACATTGCCGTCAGGCTGCCCGCCGCCCTGCTGCGCCGCGGCGAGAATCGCCTGCGTCTGGAGACCCACCCGCTGCGGCTGCCGGGGGCGGTGGGCGACGAGTTGGAGGATCTGCGTCGGCGCTTCGGCCTGGTCAACTACGACGATGTCGAGCTGGCCCATCTGCTACTGGTAGACAGCAGCGCCTCCGGTCAGCGCCTCCGCGTGCGCGGCGACGTGGTGCGCACCCCCAGAGCGGACAACGACAGGACCAATCCTTGA
- a CDS encoding sulfotransferase family protein — protein sequence MEIIGAGFGRTGTLSLKIALEMLGFGPCYHMVEVLDGQKNPGHLQMWEDASLGKPVDWKVLYQNFRSSVDWPTCAFYRELIQIFPAAKVLLSVRDPYKWYQSAFETIYSSGKPPIPEQAQFSRMVDRIIWEGTFGGRFEDREHAVAVFNRHIEAVKAAVPVERLLVFEVKEGWEPLCRFLGVAVPEAPFPHANDTAEFKARIATFSGTDS from the coding sequence ATGGAAATTATCGGCGCGGGTTTTGGCAGGACAGGCACCCTGTCGCTCAAGATTGCTCTGGAGATGCTGGGATTCGGACCTTGCTATCACATGGTGGAGGTGCTGGACGGGCAGAAAAATCCCGGACACCTGCAGATGTGGGAGGACGCCTCCCTGGGCAAACCGGTTGATTGGAAAGTGCTGTACCAGAATTTTCGCTCCTCGGTGGACTGGCCGACCTGCGCGTTCTACCGGGAATTGATCCAGATCTTCCCGGCGGCGAAGGTGCTGCTGAGCGTGCGCGACCCCTACAAGTGGTACCAGAGCGCCTTTGAGACCATCTACAGTTCCGGCAAGCCGCCGATTCCTGAGCAGGCCCAGTTCAGCCGCATGGTGGACAGGATCATCTGGGAGGGCACCTTTGGCGGCCGCTTCGAAGACCGCGAGCACGCCGTGGCGGTGTTCAACCGCCACATCGAAGCGGTTAAAGCCGCGGTTCCTGTCGAGCGGCTGCTGGTTTTCGAAGTCAAGGAAGGTTGGGAACCGCTCTGCCGGTTTTTGGGTGTCGCTGTGCCGGAGGCACCTTTTCCCCACGCCAACGACACCGCCGAATTTAAGGCGCGCATCGCCACCTTCAGTGGCACCGACAGCTGA
- a CDS encoding PQQ-dependent sugar dehydrogenase — protein MDRVVRPATAFALCLAVSAPAVPFAAAKEMLPQPFATPSVTKRSKAIGWPSGRTPVAPAGFQVSRFAAELDNPRWLYALPNGDVLVAESRTPSYGPSANRITLLRDTNGDGTPEVRSVFLGGLNLPFGMLVLGDSFYVANTDGLLRYPYKSGQLRIDAPGTKIVDLPGTGYNNHWTRNLTASPDGKKIYISVGSATNVDEENIDAKDPRRAAILEVNPDGSGLRVFAGGLRNPVGMDWLPGENGLWTVVNERDHLGDDLVPDYLTRVREGAFYGWPYAYFGPNEDPRQKGKRPDLVAKAVEPDFGLGAHTASLGLAFYRGRTFPATYHGGAFIGQRGSWNRSRFAGYKVLFVPFRNGQPTGPAQDFLSGFIADEARSQVYGRPVGVTTLADGSLLVADDAGNTVWRVAYTGR, from the coding sequence ATGGATCGGGTAGTCCGCCCTGCGACAGCTTTTGCCCTTTGCCTGGCGGTCAGTGCCCCGGCAGTACCTTTTGCTGCGGCCAAGGAGATGCTGCCCCAGCCCTTTGCCACTCCTTCTGTGACAAAGCGCTCCAAAGCAATCGGCTGGCCCTCCGGCCGCACGCCCGTCGCCCCGGCGGGTTTTCAGGTAAGCCGCTTCGCCGCGGAACTCGACAATCCGCGCTGGCTGTACGCGCTGCCCAACGGCGATGTGCTGGTAGCCGAGTCTCGCACCCCAAGCTACGGTCCTTCCGCCAACCGCATCACCCTGCTGCGCGATACGAACGGCGACGGCACCCCCGAGGTGCGATCGGTGTTTCTCGGCGGCCTCAACCTGCCCTTCGGCATGCTGGTGCTGGGCGACAGTTTCTACGTGGCCAACACCGACGGCCTGCTGCGCTACCCCTACAAAAGCGGCCAACTGCGCATCGACGCGCCGGGAACCAAGATCGTCGATCTGCCTGGCACCGGCTACAACAACCACTGGACGCGCAATCTGACAGCCAGCCCGGACGGCAAAAAAATCTATATCTCCGTAGGCTCAGCCACCAACGTCGATGAAGAAAACATCGACGCCAAAGACCCAAGGCGCGCGGCGATTCTGGAGGTCAACCCGGACGGGAGCGGCCTGCGCGTGTTTGCCGGCGGCCTGCGCAACCCGGTGGGCATGGACTGGCTGCCCGGCGAGAACGGCCTCTGGACCGTCGTCAACGAGCGCGATCACCTGGGGGACGACCTGGTGCCCGATTACCTCACCCGCGTGCGCGAGGGTGCCTTCTACGGCTGGCCCTACGCCTACTTCGGCCCCAACGAAGATCCGCGCCAGAAGGGCAAGCGCCCCGACCTGGTGGCCAAGGCCGTCGAGCCGGATTTTGGCCTGGGCGCCCACACCGCTTCGCTCGGGCTCGCCTTCTACCGGGGTCGCACTTTTCCGGCCACCTACCACGGCGGTGCTTTTATCGGTCAGCGCGGCTCCTGGAACCGCTCGCGCTTCGCAGGCTACAAGGTGCTGTTTGTACCGTTTCGCAACGGTCAGCCCACCGGTCCCGCCCAGGACTTTTTGAGCGGTTTTATCGCCGATGAGGCCCGCTCCCAGGTCTACGGCCGACCGGTAGGAGTGACCACCCTCGCGGACGGATCGCTGTTGGTGGCCGACGACGCGGGCAATACCGTTTGGCGCGTGGCGTACACCGGCCGCTAA
- a CDS encoding 2OG-Fe dioxygenase family protein, whose product MEQLFTLQRLDFDVSEIRTYFASLPADQYTPGGYRTRRFDRFKLSAAGLAKLPHQDFYQSSDYNPKLGGIVRSYQPLADELTGLASFAQLLQTFARLSGLRGEAVEIGVHQLEISCSEGHLGYPAPEGIHQDGFQVIGIYVVGVDNLQGGETLLYREKHGKPILRWTLDPGELLVINDRELFHYTSPIRVQQPGRGVRDAFVFTANVFAGGQYNTAA is encoded by the coding sequence ATGGAACAGTTGTTTACCCTGCAGCGGCTGGATTTTGATGTCTCTGAAATTCGTACCTATTTTGCATCGCTCCCAGCCGATCAGTACACGCCCGGCGGTTACCGCACGCGCCGATTTGATCGTTTCAAGCTGTCAGCTGCAGGGCTGGCAAAACTGCCTCATCAAGATTTTTACCAGAGCAGCGATTACAATCCCAAGCTGGGCGGGATTGTGCGCTCCTATCAGCCTCTGGCCGACGAGTTGACCGGACTGGCAAGTTTCGCTCAGCTGTTGCAAACCTTTGCCCGCCTGTCGGGATTGCGCGGCGAGGCCGTCGAAATCGGAGTGCACCAGCTCGAGATTAGCTGCAGCGAGGGGCATTTGGGCTATCCCGCTCCCGAGGGCATCCACCAGGACGGCTTCCAGGTGATCGGCATCTACGTGGTGGGTGTGGACAACCTACAGGGGGGCGAGACGCTTCTGTACCGCGAGAAGCACGGCAAGCCGATTTTGCGCTGGACGCTCGATCCTGGCGAACTGCTGGTCATCAACGACCGCGAGCTGTTTCACTACACCTCGCCTATCCGGGTGCAGCAGCCGGGCCGGGGAGTGCGCGACGCCTTCGTCTTCACGGCGAATGTGTTTGCGGGCGGGCAGTACAACACCGCCGCCTGA
- a CDS encoding cysteine desulfurase-like protein, with amino-acid sequence MKDALDLDFVRRQFPALMGEWTFLDNAGGSQILGRVVERIADFLLTTNVQIGASYAISEAATARLDLARARMAAYLNAEYPEEIVHGSSTTQLLANLAAAMAPGLQPGDEIVVTDCDHESNIGPWVRLAQQRGLILKTWKINPETWTLEPEDLEMLLGDRTRLVCFTYASNVVGTIQPVAQIVRLAHRYGARVCIDAVAYAPHRAIDVGATGVDFLTFSTYKTYGPHAAVLYGKRDWLLELASLNHYFIGKEDIPYKLQPGNANFELAWGMSGLVDYCEQLAALHAQTPADTVHGRVEQAFEPIARHEEYLAERLLSYLTGKPNVRILGLPEADGRRRVPTVSFWIPGRHASEIPSQIDPLKIGIRWGDFYARRLIDNLGLTPAGGIVRVSMVHYNTPAEIDRLIAGLETVL; translated from the coding sequence ATGAAAGATGCGCTCGATCTCGATTTTGTGCGGCGGCAGTTTCCGGCGCTGATGGGTGAGTGGACTTTTTTAGACAACGCGGGCGGTTCACAGATTCTGGGTCGGGTGGTCGAGCGGATTGCCGATTTTTTGCTGACCACCAACGTCCAGATTGGCGCCTCCTACGCGATCTCCGAGGCAGCCACCGCCCGGCTTGACCTGGCCCGCGCCCGGATGGCCGCCTACTTGAATGCCGAGTATCCCGAGGAGATTGTCCACGGCTCCTCCACCACCCAACTGCTGGCCAACCTGGCGGCGGCGATGGCTCCCGGCCTGCAGCCCGGCGATGAGATCGTCGTCACCGACTGTGACCACGAATCGAACATTGGTCCCTGGGTGCGCCTGGCCCAACAGCGGGGACTCATCCTCAAAACCTGGAAAATCAACCCCGAGACCTGGACGCTGGAACCGGAAGATCTGGAGATGCTGCTTGGGGATCGCACGCGGCTGGTGTGCTTCACCTACGCTTCCAACGTCGTAGGCACCATCCAGCCTGTAGCCCAGATCGTTCGGCTGGCCCACCGCTACGGAGCGCGCGTCTGCATCGACGCGGTCGCCTACGCTCCACACCGCGCCATCGACGTGGGCGCCACTGGTGTCGATTTTCTGACCTTCAGCACCTATAAGACCTACGGTCCCCACGCGGCGGTGCTCTACGGCAAGCGCGACTGGCTGTTGGAGTTGGCGAGTCTCAACCACTACTTCATCGGCAAAGAGGACATTCCCTACAAGCTGCAGCCCGGCAACGCCAACTTCGAACTGGCCTGGGGGATGAGCGGCCTGGTCGATTATTGCGAACAGCTCGCCGCGCTGCACGCCCAGACACCGGCCGACACCGTCCACGGCCGGGTGGAGCAGGCTTTTGAACCGATCGCCCGCCATGAGGAGTACCTGGCGGAGCGTCTGCTCAGCTATTTGACCGGCAAGCCGAACGTGCGCATCCTGGGTCTACCCGAGGCGGACGGCAGGCGGCGCGTCCCGACGGTAAGTTTCTGGATTCCGGGCCGCCACGCCTCGGAGATCCCCAGCCAGATCGACCCGCTTAAGATCGGCATCCGCTGGGGCGACTTTTACGCCCGCCGCCTCATCGACAACCTTGGCCTCACCCCCGCCGGGGGAATCGTGCGCGTCTCGATGGTGCACTACAACACACCCGCAGAGATCGACCGGCTCATCGCGGGGCTGGAGACCGTCTTGTAG